Proteins encoded within one genomic window of Spirochaetota bacterium:
- the lhgO gene encoding L-2-hydroxyglutarate oxidase, with translation MKTIETDYCIIGAGVVGLAIARELSLKKKKKIIVCEKEALAGCHASGRNSGVLHAGIYYSTGSMKAHTCVEGNRLMKSFCRSKGVKVNETGKVIVAKNEAQLPTLHLLYERARNNGVQVQLINVKQLAAIEPCAKTYNEALFSPQTAVVDPKAVMQALYEDCAQRGVTVLFNTPFFCFDDSATVIAGQYAIQFEKLINCAGAYSDIIAHSRGLARHLTLIPFKGIYAKLKKTSRLKINGNIYPVPDVRNPFLGVHFTANPHGDVYIGPTAMPVFGREHYGLLKGLGTESASIFFKDAVLFFTNKNFRTVALEEPKKYIPYFFYKDAKELVQNLLFSDIEPTIKSGIRPQLVDWSKKELVMDFSVFADANTVHVLNAVSPAFTASMAFAKLIVDKYCI, from the coding sequence ATGAAAACAATAGAAACTGATTACTGTATCATTGGTGCTGGTGTTGTAGGTTTAGCTATAGCGCGAGAGCTATCGCTTAAAAAAAAGAAAAAAATTATTGTGTGCGAAAAAGAAGCATTGGCAGGCTGCCATGCTTCAGGCAGAAATAGCGGGGTACTGCATGCAGGCATTTATTATTCAACTGGTAGCATGAAAGCGCATACCTGTGTAGAGGGCAACAGATTGATGAAATCATTCTGTAGATCAAAAGGGGTTAAGGTTAATGAAACAGGCAAGGTCATTGTGGCAAAGAATGAAGCACAATTGCCCACTTTGCATTTGCTGTATGAGCGCGCACGTAATAATGGAGTCCAGGTCCAATTAATTAATGTAAAACAATTAGCTGCTATTGAACCTTGTGCAAAGACGTATAATGAAGCGTTATTTTCACCACAAACAGCGGTTGTTGATCCAAAGGCAGTGATGCAGGCATTATATGAAGACTGTGCGCAAAGGGGAGTAACGGTGCTATTTAATACACCGTTTTTTTGTTTTGACGACAGTGCTACTGTGATTGCTGGTCAGTATGCAATACAATTTGAAAAGCTCATTAACTGTGCTGGTGCATACAGTGATATCATTGCACATTCACGGGGGCTTGCACGTCATTTGACGTTAATACCGTTTAAAGGGATTTATGCCAAATTAAAAAAAACAAGCAGGCTTAAAATTAACGGCAACATATATCCCGTGCCCGATGTTCGCAATCCATTTTTGGGTGTGCATTTTACTGCTAATCCCCATGGCGATGTGTATATTGGACCCACGGCTATGCCCGTGTTTGGCCGTGAGCACTATGGGTTGCTCAAAGGTCTTGGCACAGAAAGTGCCAGTATATTCTTCAAGGATGCAGTGCTGTTTTTTACAAATAAAAATTTCAGAACCGTTGCGCTAGAGGAGCCAAAAAAATATATCCCCTATTTCTTTTACAAGGATGCAAAAGAATTGGTACAAAATCTTTTGTTCAGTGATATTGAACCAACAATAAAATCAGGCATACGTCCACAGCTGGTTGACTGGTCCAAAAAGGAGCTGGTGATGGATTTTAGCGTGTTTGCAGATGCAAATACAGTGCACGTGTTAAATGCAGTGTCGCCAGCATTCACTGCATCTATGGCATTTGCAAAATTAATAGTTGATAAATATTGTATATAA
- a CDS encoding UDP-glucose/GDP-mannose dehydrogenase family protein has translation MKISVVGTGYVGLVTGTCFAVMGNTVICVDSDSEKVEKLKKGIIPIYEPGLDELVIENYKKGNLQFTTDIKEALEKTNVLFIAVGTPMGEDGSADLRHVLDVAQSIGKYMTHDMIVVDKSTVPVGTAEKVKATILEELKKRKASFKITVVSNPEFLKEGAAVEDFMRPDRVIIGTDDEEALAIMKELYAPFTHSHERFIAMDIRSAEMTKYAANAMLATKISFMNEIANICERVGADVNMVRIGIGSDHRIGYSFIYPGVGYGGSCFPKDVQALIKTAKDYGYEPKIITAVEEVNAKQKLLLVNKVVKRFGEDLSGKVFAIWGLAFKPETDDMREAASITIIKELLKRNAKVKAYDPKATEQAKGFYLKGLQNIEYCDSKYDALNGADALLLITEWKEFRSPDFDEIKKRLKNPIIFDGRNQYNIKKLTKEGFEIYQIGVGQIK, from the coding sequence ATGAAAATTAGTGTTGTTGGTACAGGGTATGTGGGACTAGTTACAGGTACTTGTTTTGCTGTAATGGGGAATACTGTTATCTGTGTTGATAGCGACAGTGAAAAAGTGGAAAAGCTAAAAAAGGGAATTATCCCAATCTATGAACCAGGCCTGGATGAACTTGTTATTGAAAATTACAAAAAGGGAAATCTGCAGTTTACCACCGATATAAAAGAAGCACTGGAAAAAACCAATGTGCTTTTTATTGCGGTGGGCACTCCTATGGGTGAGGATGGCAGTGCTGATTTACGTCATGTCCTTGATGTGGCCCAATCAATTGGAAAATATATGACACATGACATGATTGTGGTGGATAAATCAACAGTACCGGTTGGCACCGCAGAAAAGGTTAAGGCAACCATTTTAGAGGAGTTAAAAAAACGAAAAGCCTCCTTCAAAATAACAGTAGTGAGCAATCCTGAATTTTTAAAAGAAGGTGCTGCAGTTGAAGATTTTATGCGTCCTGACAGAGTCATCATTGGTACTGATGATGAAGAAGCACTTGCTATAATGAAAGAGCTGTATGCTCCATTTACGCACAGCCATGAGCGATTTATAGCCATGGATATACGCAGTGCTGAGATGACAAAGTATGCTGCAAATGCCATGTTGGCTACAAAGATAAGCTTTATGAATGAAATAGCCAATATATGCGAAAGAGTTGGGGCTGATGTCAACATGGTGCGTATTGGTATTGGCAGCGACCACAGAATTGGGTATAGCTTTATTTATCCGGGTGTTGGATATGGTGGATCCTGCTTTCCCAAGGACGTACAGGCATTAATTAAAACGGCCAAAGATTATGGGTATGAGCCAAAGATTATTACAGCTGTTGAAGAGGTAAATGCAAAACAGAAACTTTTGCTGGTCAACAAGGTTGTAAAGCGCTTTGGTGAGGATCTCTCTGGGAAGGTGTTTGCAATATGGGGACTTGCATTTAAGCCGGAAACCGATGATATGCGCGAGGCGGCAAGCATTACTATCATAAAGGAATTACTAAAAAGAAATGCAAAGGTTAAAGCCTATGATCCTAAAGCAACAGAGCAGGCAAAAGGGTTTTATCTTAAGGGATTACAGAATATAGAATATTGCGATAGTAAATATGACGCACTCAATGGTGCTGATGCATTGTTGCTTATTACAGAATGGAAGGAATTCCGAAGCCCGGATTTTGATGAGATCAAAAAGCGGCTTAAAAACCCTATTATTTTTGATGGAAGGAATCAGTACAACATCAAAAAATTAACAAAAGAAGGTTTTGAAATTTACCAGATAGGCGTTGGTCAAATTAAGTAG
- a CDS encoding DUF3996 domain-containing protein encodes MQKLLLPVIILSLLTTPLVAANTIGAGFILGDPSGLTAKIFMGKSDAIDFGIGESADDLYIYADYLHHFHGVFPVSELAFYIGVGGGFHNWEKDKRDEHEEENRIDVRIPFGLEYTFTKVPIGIFLELVPALRIIPDIDFDIRGGLGARYYF; translated from the coding sequence ATGCAAAAATTACTGTTACCTGTGATAATCCTTTCACTGCTCACCACCCCGCTGGTTGCTGCAAATACTATTGGTGCAGGTTTTATTTTGGGTGACCCATCCGGTTTAACAGCTAAAATTTTTATGGGTAAAAGCGATGCCATTGACTTTGGCATTGGTGAATCTGCCGATGATCTTTACATATATGCAGATTACTTGCACCACTTCCACGGAGTTTTCCCAGTAAGTGAACTGGCATTTTACATTGGTGTTGGTGGCGGTTTTCATAATTGGGAAAAAGACAAACGAGATGAACATGAAGAAGAAAATAGAATCGATGTAAGAATACCTTTTGGACTGGAATACACTTTTACTAAAGTTCCAATAGGCATATTTCTGGAACTGGTGCCTGCATTGCGTATAATTCCCGATATTGATTTTGATATCCGCGGAGGCCTGGGAGCTCGCTACTATTTTTAA
- a CDS encoding L-threonylcarbamoyladenylate synthase has product MIYPATDTYINNAAQAIQKGEGVAFPTETVYGLGANALNATAVAKIFEIKQRPFFDPLIVHVDSHEMVKEVVASVPDIAARCMETFWPGPLTLVLPKKHIIPEIVTAGLDTVAVRMPKHQVAQKLIQKSGVPIAAPSANPFGYLSPTTAGHVASQLGDKVAIILDGGQCPIGVESTIIKVDGESIIVLRHGGVPVEEIEAIAGSVTVTRSVMVEAPGQLPFHYAPHTKIVLIKTLDNVPDDSSCGLLLFKKRKLQYKNIHILYLSDDGDMRQAAANLFTCLHALDAMNLSVIYAEEVPQVGLGKAIMDRLLKAKARHS; this is encoded by the coding sequence ATGATATATCCTGCAACGGATACATACATCAATAACGCTGCACAGGCTATACAAAAAGGGGAAGGTGTTGCATTCCCAACTGAAACGGTGTATGGTCTGGGCGCAAATGCCCTGAATGCTACTGCAGTAGCAAAAATTTTTGAAATTAAACAAAGGCCTTTTTTTGATCCACTTATTGTGCACGTAGATTCGCACGAAATGGTAAAAGAAGTGGTGGCCTCAGTTCCGGATATTGCTGCTCGGTGTATGGAAACTTTCTGGCCTGGTCCGTTAACGCTGGTACTTCCAAAGAAACATATTATACCTGAGATAGTTACTGCGGGATTGGATACAGTTGCGGTGAGGATGCCCAAACATCAAGTGGCACAAAAACTGATACAAAAAAGTGGCGTCCCAATAGCGGCACCAAGCGCAAACCCTTTTGGTTATTTGAGCCCAACCACTGCTGGTCATGTTGCCTCACAATTAGGAGATAAGGTTGCTATAATTCTTGATGGTGGACAATGCCCCATTGGAGTTGAATCAACAATTATCAAAGTTGATGGTGAATCAATCATTGTGCTGCGGCATGGCGGTGTGCCGGTTGAAGAAATTGAAGCCATTGCAGGAAGTGTAACTGTCACACGTTCGGTCATGGTGGAAGCACCAGGACAGTTGCCCTTCCATTATGCTCCCCACACAAAGATTGTGCTAATTAAAACTCTTGATAATGTACCTGATGACAGTTCATGCGGATTGCTTCTTTTTAAAAAAAGAAAGCTTCAATATAAAAATATACATATACTGTATCTATCAGATGATGGTGATATGCGGCAGGCTGCAGCCAACCTCTTTACATGCCTTCATGCACTTGATGCAATGAATCTGTCGGTGATTTATGCCGAGGAGGTGCCTCAGGTAGGATTGGGAAAGGCCATCATGGACAGATTACTAAAAGCAAAGGCGCGCCACAGTTGA